The Gordonia iterans DNA window TGTTCACCAGCGAGTCCGTCACCGAAGGACATCCGGACAAGATCTGCGACGCGATCAGCGATTCGATCCTGGATGCGCTGCTGGAGCGGGACCCGAATGCCAAGGTCGCCGTCGAGACGCTGGTGACGACCGGTCAGGTGCACGTCGCGGGCGAGGTCAACACCGTGGCCTACGCCGACATCCCGACCATCGTGCGCGAGAAGATCCTGGAGATCGGCTACGACTCGTCGACCAAGGGCTTCGACGGCGCCTCCTGCGGCGTGAACGTCGCGATCGGCGCCCAGTCGCCGGAGATCGCGCAGGGCCTGACGGCGTCGCACGAGGCGCAGACCGGAACTCACGCCGACGAGATCGACTTGCAGGGCGCCGGCGACCAGGGCCTGATGTTCGGGTACGCCACCGACGAGACCCCCGAACTGATGCCGCTGCCGATCGCGCTCGCGCACCGGATCTCGCGCCGCTTGACGCAGGTGCGCAAGGACGGCACGCTGCCGTACCTGCGTCCGGACGGCAAGACGCAGGTGACCGTCGAGTACGCCGACGACGTTCCGGTGCGCCTGGACACCGTGGTGGTCTCCACTCAGCACGCCGCCGACATCGACATCGCCGGCATGCTGACCCCGGACATCGCCAAGCACGTGCTGGAACCGGTGTTCGCCGACCTCGACCTGCCCACTCCGCTGGACACCTCGAATCCGCGCCTGCTGGTCAATCCGACGGGCAGCTTCGTGCTGGGCGGCCCGATGGGCGATGCGGGCCTCACCGGCCGCAAGATCATCGTCGACACCTACGGCGGGATGTCCCGGCACGGAGGCGGCGCGTTCTCCGGCAAAGACCCCTCGAAGGTCGACCGGAGCGCCGCGTACGCAATGCGCTGGGTCGCCAAGAACGCCGTCGCGGCGGGTCTGGCCAAGCGCATCGAGGTGCAGGTGGCTTATGCGATCGGCAAAGCCGCGCCGGTCGGACTGTTCGTCGAGACGTTCGGCACCGAGAAGGTCGACGTCGGCACCATCCAGAAGGTGATCACCGAGGTCTTCGACCTGCGTCCGGCCGCCATCGTCCGCGATCTGGATCTGCTGCGCCCGATCTACGCGCCGACCGCCGCCTACGGACACTTCGGCCGCACCGACGTCGACCTGCCCTGGGAGCGCACCGACCGCGTCGCCGAGCTTCGCGCCGCCGCCGGGCTCGCCTAGCCTTTCGTCGCCGGCCGAGCCAGGCCCGATGGTCTGGGGTGTCCAGACCCCGGGACCCGGCTGCCCGCCACGCGGGCTCACGGCACATCGGGCCTCGACTAGGCTTCGCGATGTGACATCCGGGCCGAAGAACGTTGCGCACGAGACGGCCGGCTCTGCGGTGGCCGCCGACCCGGCGAAGCCCCCGGCCAAGGACAGGCATCGTCGGCTTCCCGCGCCGAGGGATCCGGTTGCCCGGGTGCTCCCGATGCTCGGTCTGGCTCACCTGGATCGTCCGTTCGATTATCTGATCGACGAAGCGATGGACCAGGACGCCCAGCCCGGCGTGCGCGTTCGGGTGCGGTTCTCCGGACGGCTGGTGGACGGCTTTCTGCTGGAGCGGCTTCCGGAGAGCGATCACGGAGGCCGACTCGCATGGCTCGAGCGCGTGGTCTCCCCGGAGCAGGTCCTCACGCCGGAGATCGCCAGACTGGCGCGTGCGGTCGCCGATCGGTACGCGGGCACCATGCCGGACGTGTTGCGGTTGGCGGTGCCGCCCCGGCACGCGCGGGTCGAGAAGGCCGAACCCGCCGACGCCCCCGACTTCCCGATCGAGGCACCCGATCCTGCGGCGTGGCACGCCTACGACGGCGGCGCGGGGTTCCTCGAGGCCCTGCGCGAGGAGACGCTGCATCCGCGGGTGGTGTGGCAGGCCCTGCCGGGCGAGGATCCCGCCGAGCGTCTGGCCGAGCTCGCCGCCGTCGTCGCCGGGCAGGGTCGCGGGGTCGTGATCGTGGTGCCGGATCAGCGTGACCTCGACCGGCTGGAGGCCGCGTGCGCCCGGTTGCTGGGGGAATGGTGCGTCACTCTGGCCGCCGGACTCGGACCCACCGCCCGGTACCGACGTTGGCTGCAGGTGCTGCGAGGCCGGGCCCGCGTGGTGATCGGTACGCGCAGCGCAGTCTTCGCACCCGTGCACCGCTTGGCGCTGACCGTGGTGTTCGACGACGGCGATCGCAGCCTCGACGAGCCGCGCGCGCCGTATCCGCACCCACGTGAAGTCGCCGTCCTCCGCGCTCATCAGACGAGCTCGGCCCTGGTGATCGGCGGCTTCGCCCGGACCGCGGAGTCGCAGGCCCTCGTCGAATCGGGCTGGGCGCGCGATCTCGTCGCGCCGCGGAAGGCCGTCCGGACCGCGATGCCGCGTATCGACGGCATCTCCGAGACGGATCGTCGCATCGCGGGCGACCCGCTGGCGCGGTCGGCGCGCATCCCCGCCATCGCCTTCGACGCGGCCCGGCGAGCACTGGCCGACGGACGACCGGTGCTGTTCAGCGTGCCGCGGAGGGGCTACCTTCCCTCCGTCGCGTGTGCGCGGTGCCGGGAGCATGCGCGTTGTCGTTCCTGCCACGGACCTCTCCAGATGAGCGACCGGGGCGATCTCGCCTGCCGCTGGTGCGGCCGGCCGGAGCTCCGCTTCGTCTGCCAGAACTGCGGTGGCACCGCGGTGCGCGCCCTGGTGGTCGGGGACAGGCGCACCGCCGAGGAGCTCGGTCGTGCGTTCAGCGGCGTCCCGGTCGTGACGTCCGGCGGCGACAAGATCGTCGGCGAGATCGATGAGGGCGCACGAGTGGTGGTGGCGACGCCCGGAGCGCAGCCCCGGGCCGTGGGCGGTTACGGGGCGGCGGTGCTGCTGGACACCTGGGCTCAGCTCGACAGGCAGGATCTCCGCGCGGCTGAGGAGGCCGTGCAGCATTGGATGGCGGTGGCGAGTCTGGTCTGCCCGCACACCGACGGGGGACGGGTGGTGATCGTGGCCGATGCCGCTCTCACCCCGGTTCAGGCCCTGATCCGCTGGGACCCGGTCACTTTCGCGGCACACGAGCTCGCGGTGCGCCGCGAGCTCGGGTTCCCGCCCGCCGTCGCGATGGCGTCGGTGGACGGACCTCCGGCCGCGGTGGCCGCGTTCCTCGCGATGATCGACGAGCCCACCGGAACCGAGCGCCTCGGTCCGGTGCCGCTGCCGCCGGGGGTGCGTCCGCCTGCCGGGTTCGAGGGGGCCGGCGAGATCGAGCGAGTGCTCCTGCGCACCGAGCGCGTGCACGGCCGCGAACTCGCCGCCGCTCTGCGCGCGGCGCAGGTGCTGAGACATGCACGTCACGAAGACACCGCGGGTATCCGGGTCCAGGTGGACCCGAATACCATCGGTTGACATGAGAGTGGTGTTCGCGGGTACCCCGCAGGCGGCGGTTCCGACGTTGCAGGAATTGATCGATTCCGACGACCACCGGGTGGTGGGCGTCATCACGCGCCCAGACACCGCTGCGGGCCGCGGACGCAGGACGGTCCGGTCGTCGGTCGGCACTCTGGCCGACGAACACGCCATCGAGGTGATCACCCCGGCGCGGATGTCCGAGCCCGAGGTCGCCGAAGCGCTGGCGCGATGGGAGGCCGAACTGGGGGTGGTGGTCGCCTACGGGGGCCTGATCCCCCCAGAAGTGCTGTCGGCGTTGCCGCTCGGCTGGATCAACCTCCACTTCTCGCTGCTGCCCGCCTGGCGCGGGGCCGCGCCCGTGCAGGCGGCGATCGCGGCCGGCGACGACGTCACCGGCGCGAGCGTGTTCCAGCTCGAGGCAGGGCTGGACACCGGACCCGTGTTCGGGGTCTTCACCGAACGGATCCGCTCCACGGACACCGCGGGCGACGTCCTGGTACGCCTCGCCGAGTCGGGCGCGCAGTTCACCCGGAACGTCGTCGACGGGATCGCCGCCGGCGAGTTGGTGCCGGTCCCGCAGGACGCCGACGGGGTGTCGTACGCGCCGAAGATCACGGTCGACGACGCACAGGTGCGCTGGGACCTGCCCTCGCACCTGATCGATCGGGCGGTGCGAGCGCACACTCCTGCTCCGGGCGCGTGGACCCGTCTCGGCGAGGTGCGGATCAAGGTCGGGCCCGTCTCGATCGCCGACGATGCCCTGCTGCCGGACGGGTCGGACCCGAAATCGCTTGCCGCAGGAGCGATCTCGGCTGGCAAGAGGGCGGTGTTCGTCGGGACCGCGTCGGGTGCGGTCCGACTGGGCGAGGTGCAGCCGCCGGGCAAGAAGGCGCTGCCCGCCGCAGACTGGGCGCGTGGTGCCCGACTGACCGGTGAGGAGCGCTTCGCGTGAGCCGCGACCGGAAGACCCGCGACAAGGAACTGGGCCAGGACCGGCTCGTCGCCCGCGACGTCCTGCGAGCGGTGCGCGAGCGCGACGCCTACGCGAACCTGCTGCTGCCGAAGCTGCTGCGTGAGCGACGGATCACCGGCCGCGACGCCGCGCTCGCCACCGAACTCGCCTACGGCACACTGCGGACGCAGGGCACGCTCGACGCGGTGATCGCGGCGGCCGCAGACCGCCCCGTCGCCGACATCGACGGCGACCTGCTCGACGTCCTGCGGCTGGGCGCCTATCAGCTCCTCCGCACCAGAATCGGATCGCACGCCGCGGTGTCGACGTCGGTCGACCTGGTACGCAGCGAGCAGGGCATGGGCCCGGCCGGATTCGTCAACGCGGTGCTGCGCAAGGTGTCTCAGCGCACCGAGCAGCAGTGGATCGACGCCCTCGCCCCGTCGATTCTGGACGATCTGATCGGCAATCTCGCCTTCACGTATGCACACCCGCGCTGGATCGCCGAGGTGTTCTTCTCGGCCCTCGGTCGATCGGCGGGGGAGTTGCAGGCGGCGCTGGCAGCCGACGACGAACGCCCGATCGTGCATCTGGTGGCGCGGCCCGGTCAGATCACCGCCGAAGAACTGGCACTGGTCAGCGGCGGCGAGGAGGGGCGCTACTCCCCGTACTGCGTGTATCTGCCGGACGGCGACCCGGGGCAGCTCGACGCAGTCCGCGAGGGCTTCGCGGGGGTGCAGGACGAGGGCAGTCAGCTGGTGGCGCTGACGCTGGCGCGGGCGGAGCTCGACGGCGACGACCGCGGGCGCTGGCTCGACCTGTGTGCCGGTCCCGGCGGAAAGGCCGCGCTGCTGGGTTCGCTGGCGGCGGTCGACGGCGCACACCTCGACGCCGTCGAAATCTCCGAGCACCGCGCGCAGTTGATCGAGAAGGTGGTCGACGGCCTGCCGGTGGACGTGCACGTCGCCGACGGGCGGACCAGCGGACTGGAACCCGGCTACGACCGCGTTCTCGTCGACGCCCCGTGCTCAGGTCTGGGTTCCCTGCGGCGTCGTCCCGAAGCGCGCTGGCGCCGGACGCCTGCCGAAGTGCCCGAGTTGGTGACACTGCAGACCGATCTCCTGACCGAGGCCCTGCGCCTGGTCCGGCCGGGCGGCGTCGTCGTCTACTCGACGTGCTCTCCGCACCCCGCGGAGACCACCGAGGTGATCGCGGCAGTGCTCGACGCCGCGCACGGGCCGGGTGGAGTGGAGGCGACCCAGCTGGATGCCCGGCCGTTCACCTCCGGTGACGTCTTCGATCCGGAGACGCTGGGCCCGGGCCCGCACGTGCAACTCTGGCCGCATCGCCAGGACACCGACGCCATGTTCCTCGCGGTGCTCCGCCGCCCGCCGAATCCAGTCACCCCGTGAACGTGTCCACCGATGCCGATCCTTGAGCCCCGTCGCAAGGCTGTTCGCCCCGTGAGCTTGTCGACCCGCTCCTTGAGCTTGTCGACCCGCCCCTTGAGCTTGTCGAGCCGCTCCTTGAGCTTGTCGAAAGGTCGTTTCGACTGGCCTCGTTCCTCGGCGGCTCAACGGGCGGGGCAGATCGTTGAGCCTCGTCGCAAGGCCGTCAGCTTCTTGAGCTTGTCGACCCGCTCCTTGAGCTTGTCGACCCGCCCCTTGAGCTTGTCGACCTGCTCCTTGAGCTTGTCGAGCCGCTCCTTGAGCTTGTCGAAAGGTCGTTTCGACTGGCCTCGTTCCTCGGCGGCTCAACGGGCGGGGCAGATCGTTGAGCCTCGTCGCAAGGCAGTCCGCCCCGTGAGCTTGTCGACCCGCCCCGTGAGCTCGTTGACCCGCTCCTTGAGCTTGTCGACCCGCTCCTTGAGCTTGTCGAAAGGTCGTTTCGACTCGCCTCGTTCCTCGGCGGCTCAACGGGCGGGGCAGATCGTTGAGCCTCGTCGCAAGGCCGTCCGCCCCGTGAGCTTGTCGACCCGCCCCTTGAGCTCGTTGACCCGCTCCTTGAGCTTGTCGACCCGCCCCTTGAGCTCGTTGACCCGCTCCTTGAGCTTGTCGACCCGCTCCTTGAGCTTGTCGAAAGGTCGTTTCGACTCGCCTCGTTCCTCGGCGGCTCAACGAGCGAGGCAGATCCTTGAGCCCCGTCGAAAGGTCCTTCTGTGAGCAGGTTCCTCCAGTTCTACTTCTCCCTCAACGACTCCGGTTCGGTCGCGGAACAGCAGATGACCGAGGCGGTCCGGCTGGTGCTGAGCGCCGACCCGGACGACGATCCGGTCGAAGCCGGCGGACCGGTCGACGAAGCGCGTGTGGAGGAGATCATGTCCGTCGCGCATTCCGCGGCCCAGGACGGGCATCCGTTGCCGCTGGAGGAGCGCAGCGACGTCTCGGTCGACCTCGGCCCCGGTGCCACGGTCAGCGCCTTCTCCGACAGCCTCCCGCCCGAGTGTCCGCAGTGCCACGAACTGCTGAGCGACTGGGACCCGCAGGAATGGTGGGACGGCGGGGACGAGCCCGAGGAGCAGTGCCCGTCGTGCGGATTCACCGCGCTCGTCGGCGACTGGCTGATCCAGAGCACCCCGTACGCGCGCACCGAGTGCGGGCTGGTGCTGGTCGACTGGCCGAGCCTGGAGGAGTACGGTCCGGAGCTGCACGACGCGCTGCTGTCCACGGTCGGCTCCCGGCCGCGCTACGTGTCCGGCCACGTGTAGCCGGCGCGCGAGAAGGCAATACACTCACACGCATGTGTCAACGTCCTGACTCACCACGGCCCGCTCGCTCCGCTCCCGGCGCCGACTCACCCCGGCCCGCTCGCTCCGCTCCGATGATCGCGCCCTCGATCCTGTCCGCCGACTTCGCGAACCTGGCCTCGGAGATCGCCGCCGTCGGCCCGTCCGACGTCGACCCCGGCGTCGACTGGGTGCACGTGGACGTCATGGACAACCACTTCGTCCCGAATCTCACGCTCGGTCTGCCCGTAGTGGAATCGCTGCTGAAGGCCACCGACATTCCGCTCGACTGCCACCTGATGATCACCGACCCCGGGCGCTGGGCGCCGCCGTACGCCGAAGCCGGCGCGTACAACGTCTCGTTCCACGCCGAGGCCACCGACGACCCGGTCTCCGTGGCGCGCGACATCCGAGCGGCCGGCGGCAGGGCCGGGCTGGGCATCAAGCCGGGCACCGCGCTGGCCCCGTACCTGGAGATCCTGCCCGAATTCGACACACTGCTGATCATGAGCGTCGAACCGGGCTTCGGCGGCCAGACGTTCATGCCGGAGGTGCTCGGCAAGGTTCGCGAGCTCCGCAAGGTGATCGACGCCGAGCAGCTCACGCTGATCGTCGAGATCGACGGCGGCATCCACAACGGCACCATCGAAGAGGCCGCCGAGGCGGGCGTGGACTGCTTCGTCGCCGGATCGGCAGTTTACGGTGGCGACGATCCCGCCGCCCGGGTCGCCGAACTGCGCCGCCTGGCCGCCGCCGCGTCGTCCGCCGGCGTCTGAGCACCCGCCGAACCGCCGACCAGCACCCGAAGGACGCGCTGCCCGCCGATGACGACCGACCACGAACCCGCACCTCCGGAGATCACCGATGCCGTCGAAGACGCGATGGATCTCGCCCTCGAAGCATCCGCCGCCGCGCAGGGGTTCAGTTCGCCCAATCCGCCCGTCGGCGCGGTGATCCTCGACGCCGACGGCGGTGTCGCGGGCATCGGACACACACAGCCACCCGGCGGACCCCACGCCGAGGTGATGGCGCTGCGGGCGGCCGGGGCGGCGGCGCGCGGCGGCACCGCGGTGGTCACCTTGGAACCCTGCGCGCACACCGGACGGACCGGACCCTGCACGCAGGCACTCCTGGAGGCCGGCGTGGCCCGTGTGTTCTACGGAGTGGCGGATCCGAACCCGCAGGCCGGAGGAGG harbors:
- a CDS encoding RsmB/NOP family class I SAM-dependent RNA methyltransferase; translation: MSRDRKTRDKELGQDRLVARDVLRAVRERDAYANLLLPKLLRERRITGRDAALATELAYGTLRTQGTLDAVIAAAADRPVADIDGDLLDVLRLGAYQLLRTRIGSHAAVSTSVDLVRSEQGMGPAGFVNAVLRKVSQRTEQQWIDALAPSILDDLIGNLAFTYAHPRWIAEVFFSALGRSAGELQAALAADDERPIVHLVARPGQITAEELALVSGGEEGRYSPYCVYLPDGDPGQLDAVREGFAGVQDEGSQLVALTLARAELDGDDRGRWLDLCAGPGGKAALLGSLAAVDGAHLDAVEISEHRAQLIEKVVDGLPVDVHVADGRTSGLEPGYDRVLVDAPCSGLGSLRRRPEARWRRTPAEVPELVTLQTDLLTEALRLVRPGGVVVYSTCSPHPAETTEVIAAVLDAAHGPGGVEATQLDARPFTSGDVFDPETLGPGPHVQLWPHRQDTDAMFLAVLRRPPNPVTP
- the rpe gene encoding ribulose-phosphate 3-epimerase — translated: MIAPSILSADFANLASEIAAVGPSDVDPGVDWVHVDVMDNHFVPNLTLGLPVVESLLKATDIPLDCHLMITDPGRWAPPYAEAGAYNVSFHAEATDDPVSVARDIRAAGGRAGLGIKPGTALAPYLEILPEFDTLLIMSVEPGFGGQTFMPEVLGKVRELRKVIDAEQLTLIVEIDGGIHNGTIEEAAEAGVDCFVAGSAVYGGDDPAARVAELRRLAAAASSAGV
- a CDS encoding primosomal protein N'; protein product: MAADPAKPPAKDRHRRLPAPRDPVARVLPMLGLAHLDRPFDYLIDEAMDQDAQPGVRVRVRFSGRLVDGFLLERLPESDHGGRLAWLERVVSPEQVLTPEIARLARAVADRYAGTMPDVLRLAVPPRHARVEKAEPADAPDFPIEAPDPAAWHAYDGGAGFLEALREETLHPRVVWQALPGEDPAERLAELAAVVAGQGRGVVIVVPDQRDLDRLEAACARLLGEWCVTLAAGLGPTARYRRWLQVLRGRARVVIGTRSAVFAPVHRLALTVVFDDGDRSLDEPRAPYPHPREVAVLRAHQTSSALVIGGFARTAESQALVESGWARDLVAPRKAVRTAMPRIDGISETDRRIAGDPLARSARIPAIAFDAARRALADGRPVLFSVPRRGYLPSVACARCREHARCRSCHGPLQMSDRGDLACRWCGRPELRFVCQNCGGTAVRALVVGDRRTAEELGRAFSGVPVVTSGGDKIVGEIDEGARVVVATPGAQPRAVGGYGAAVLLDTWAQLDRQDLRAAEEAVQHWMAVASLVCPHTDGGRVVIVADAALTPVQALIRWDPVTFAAHELAVRRELGFPPAVAMASVDGPPAAVAAFLAMIDEPTGTERLGPVPLPPGVRPPAGFEGAGEIERVLLRTERVHGRELAAALRAAQVLRHARHEDTAGIRVQVDPNTIG
- the fmt gene encoding methionyl-tRNA formyltransferase, translated to MRVVFAGTPQAAVPTLQELIDSDDHRVVGVITRPDTAAGRGRRTVRSSVGTLADEHAIEVITPARMSEPEVAEALARWEAELGVVVAYGGLIPPEVLSALPLGWINLHFSLLPAWRGAAPVQAAIAAGDDVTGASVFQLEAGLDTGPVFGVFTERIRSTDTAGDVLVRLAESGAQFTRNVVDGIAAGELVPVPQDADGVSYAPKITVDDAQVRWDLPSHLIDRAVRAHTPAPGAWTRLGEVRIKVGPVSIADDALLPDGSDPKSLAAGAISAGKRAVFVGTASGAVRLGEVQPPGKKALPAADWARGARLTGEERFA
- the metK gene encoding methionine adenosyltransferase, giving the protein MTASASRLFTSESVTEGHPDKICDAISDSILDALLERDPNAKVAVETLVTTGQVHVAGEVNTVAYADIPTIVREKILEIGYDSSTKGFDGASCGVNVAIGAQSPEIAQGLTASHEAQTGTHADEIDLQGAGDQGLMFGYATDETPELMPLPIALAHRISRRLTQVRKDGTLPYLRPDGKTQVTVEYADDVPVRLDTVVVSTQHAADIDIAGMLTPDIAKHVLEPVFADLDLPTPLDTSNPRLLVNPTGSFVLGGPMGDAGLTGRKIIVDTYGGMSRHGGGAFSGKDPSKVDRSAAYAMRWVAKNAVAAGLAKRIEVQVAYAIGKAAPVGLFVETFGTEKVDVGTIQKVITEVFDLRPAAIVRDLDLLRPIYAPTAAYGHFGRTDVDLPWERTDRVAELRAAAGLA